Genomic DNA from Methanosarcina sp. MTP4:
TCGGGCCTTATTCAGATCATCTTCGAGAAAAACGAGTATGTGATCGGGAAGACCGGGTTCCGGACCATTTTCATTCACCTCGGAGATTGTCAAACTGGATTCGGAACTTATTACTTCGTTGAATACGCCTTTTTTATCCTCTTTTATTGTGGTATTGCAAGCTCCGGGGCTGTTGAACACAATCTGGCACCAGGGCTCCCTGCTCCCAAACTCGATACGGTCCAGAGGAACAGCTTTTCCGTTCTCGAAAAGATACAAATCGTAAGGTTCCCCTCCGTAACCTATGCTCCCGGCCAGGAAATCCGCATGAACCAGCAAGCCCCGGGAAGGAGCAAAAAAACCGGAGCCGCTGGAGCCACCGGAACCTACCGTTTCTACCACTTTGAGGACAGGCAGGGGATGGTTACTTTTCGGAAAGTCCCCTTTCACTTTTGACTCACGCCAGCTAACTTTGCCGCTTTCGTCCATCCTTACCTGGAAATGCCCCCATTCACCGGACTTTATCCCCCTGAATTCCAGAAAGACGTATTCCAGGGTTCCGGAATCCTGCATACGGATAACAAGCTGGTCAAGCTCCGCAGATTCGTTTTCAACCCCGGTTTCATTAACCGTGAGGGCCCAGAGTTCGGAAAGCGGGAGTTCGTAAGCAGTAGAATTAAGGTAGAGATCTTCCGAAGGCCTCTCGGCACAGCCCGTAAACATAAGGAAAGCCGAAAGCAGAAGAAATACTGAAATTTGTTTTCTCATCGAATCCCTCATTTCAAACAGTGATTTCAAACAGTGATCTCACCTACGGAAAGGGGCCTGCCTTCCGCGTAATCGGCATAGAGTTCGACTTCAACAGTATTCCATGGCCGGACACTCGTACTGTAAGTTTCCGTAATCCTGCCGTCCAGTGTGAATTTGAACGTATAGTCCACGATTTCAAACCCCGGCACCCGGAACCTGAAGGATTTGGGATGGCTGATTCTTTCATCAGGTGCCAGTTCGTATGTTTTGTCAAGCACGGAATTATTCTCCGAATCAAAGACCTCCACTCTGAGTTCATGCCCTTCGCTGTCATGGTTCCTGGCAGTAAAAAGTGGAGTCGGTGGCCCGGCAATGAAATAGGGAATAACTATGAACAGCAGCAGGAACAGCAATACAAGAGAAGAAATGCCAATCATCAGATTTCTTCGAAAACTTCTCATATGGATCCCCCCGAACTCAACTCCCTGCATTGATTAGCTTCAGCAATTCTGTCCGCTCGAAATTCTCCCCAAAACGATAGCTCTGCCTCTTTTCTTGCTTGCATCTAGACCTTCCTCCTTTTTGCATCAATCCGCTCCCTATCCTCATCCGGGATATTGATCCCTTTTATGTAGCCTCCGATGAAATTGCCTGTCAGGGTATTGTTTTCGGAAGCATTTTCCCGGATCCAGGCCTGCCTCTTATCAGAACCATCAAAGCCCCGGGCCCCGCCCATCATGTAATTGTTTAAGAAAAATAGTTCGATTCCGTGCCTGCAGTTTACGCTTACGGTATTGTTACAGAGAAGATTCCGGTCCGAAAAATTCAGGCCTATGCCCCGGCAGCTGTTCAGGACAGACCTGTCCCCCAGTTCGAGCCCCGGGGTTCCCTGCAGCAGGATTCCGGAATATGCAGTGTCCCGGATCGTGTTGTTTTCCAGCCGGTTACTTTCGGCATTCTCAAGCCGGATGCCGTAGCTGCCGTTAACCTCTACAGTATTATTCCTCAGGCGGCAGTCGTCCGAATTTTTCAGGAAAATGGCACAGGTGTTGTCCCTAAACACATTATCTGCAAGCGTGCAGTCCCGGGCCCCATCGAGAAAGATACCGGCACTTTTTTCAGGATCGTTACTCCCGTTTGCCCCTTCCACAGTAAACCCCCTGATCTCCAACACCCTCCGTGTCACATGGATAACGGGAGCTCCGGGATCGGCTGCCCTTATCACCGTATCCTCAGGGTTCCCGGACTCGGCCCGTATCGTCACCTGGGAATCCACAACAAGGTTTTCGGTATAGGTCCCGGGGGCAACAAGAATTATATCGTAAAGAGGATGCTTCAGCGCCTCTCCGATTGTCAGGAAGCGCCCACCCCCGCTTCCGTCCACCCTTACAGTTAAGGGGGGCCAGCCAAAACTCGCAAAGACTTCAGCACTGACAATCACACCTTCTTCACCGGAAAGAATCTCTCCGACGTGCTCGGTTGTGCACCCACAGGCTTCCTCTGCACTTACATCGGATTCTCCTGTATTGAATTGTTCAAGAGAATATACGGGAAGTTCAGCATCTTCCGTGCAAGCTGCGGGAACTGCCGTCAAAAACAACATAAGGGCTAGCAGAATCCCTGCTTTCAGACTTTTGTTCAGCTTCATTTCAACACCTTATTTAAAGATCCTGCATTTCTGGAGTTTTGTGAAATAATAAACCCTGAAGGAAAAATCAGATAGGGCAGAGGTCAGGATCTTCCTCCATACACTCCTGAAGCAGGCCTGAAAGGGCGGTTTTGTTGAAAGGGCTTCG
This window encodes:
- a CDS encoding nitrous oxide reductase family maturation protein NosD, which codes for MKLNKSLKAGILLALMLFLTAVPAACTEDAELPVYSLEQFNTGESDVSAEEACGCTTEHVGEILSGEEGVIVSAEVFASFGWPPLTVRVDGSGGGRFLTIGEALKHPLYDIILVAPGTYTENLVVDSQVTIRAESGNPEDTVIRAADPGAPVIHVTRRVLEIRGFTVEGANGSNDPEKSAGIFLDGARDCTLADNVFRDNTCAIFLKNSDDCRLRNNTVEVNGSYGIRLENAESNRLENNTIRDTAYSGILLQGTPGLELGDRSVLNSCRGIGLNFSDRNLLCNNTVSVNCRHGIELFFLNNYMMGGARGFDGSDKRQAWIRENASENNTLTGNFIGGYIKGINIPDEDRERIDAKRRKV